TGCCACACTTTTTCTTGTCGTCGCTGTGCTCCTTGTTTCAAATTTACTCTGCAATATATGTTTATGTTTTCAAAAATATGGAATAAAATATATTGGATTAGAGCAATGCTGTACTGCAGTATCAAACAATTTTACAAAAAAATAAAATTTTATGAAAATTAATGCTCAGGAAAATTCTTTTGGTAATTATTATATTGATTGTATAGAACTATTACGATAATTAAAAAATGATTGAAATACGAAAATATAAAACAGGCGAAGAATTAGAATTACATGATGTTTTCTTTTCATCGATTCACTGTAATGCAAAAGAATATTATTCGAGTTATACTCAAAAGTTGTGGATGAGTTAAATTAAAAATAGAAAAAGAGACTGAGATTTGTTAAAGTTTAATGACCAAACCAAACAAAAACAAAGGACAGTCTCTTATGGAAAATATTTTACAGTGGAATTTGGAAAAAAGCACTACAGCAAGTGCAGATTTTTTTGAAAATCTTGTCCGGGAATCGGCAAGAAAGATGCTCGCGGCGGCATTGGAAAGCGAAGTTGACCAGTTCATCCAGAAACATCAGCATAAGCTGGATGCAGACGGACATAGGACGGTGGTCAGAAACGGCTATATGCCGGAACGTGAAATTCAGGCGACATGCGGAACAATCAAAGTCCGCCAGCCTCGCATTGACGACCGTGCTCTTCCTGGTCCAGAGCGTTTTACAAGTGCGATTCTTCCCAGGTTCATGCGGAAAACACCGACACTTGAGAACGTGATTCCAACGCTGTACCTGAAAGGAATCTCCACAAACAAGTTTCAGGATGCGCTAACGGCGATTTTCGGAGAAGGCGCGAAAGGCTTTTCTCCGGCAACAATAACAAGACTCAAGGAGGTCTGGCGGAAAGAATATAACGAATGGGCACACAGAAGGCTTGACGGAAAAGAATACGTATATGTGTGGGCTGACGGTGTCTACTGCAATGCCCGGCTTGATGACCAGAAACTCTGTCTCCTTGTAATAATTGGAGTTACAGTAGACGGAAAGAAGGAGCTTGTGGCAGTTCATCAGGGAGTGCGTGAAAGTGAGGAATCCTGGCTTGAGGTTCTGCGCGACTTGAAATTCCGCGGACTTACGGCAGCTCCAAAACTTGCAATATGTGACGGAGCGCTTGGATTTCAAAATGCAGTGGATAAAGTCTGGGGTCAGATGAAAATCCAGCGATGCTGGTTTCACAAGACGGGCAATGTGCTGGACAAAATGCCGGACTGCGTTCAGCCGGCGGCTAAAAAGAAACTTCAGGATATTTTTCTTGCAGACACAAAACAGCACGCACAGGATGCCTATCGGCATTTCATTGATACGTATGAGCTGAAATATCCGAAAGCAACGGAGTGCCTTGCAAAAGATTACGATGACCTGTTCAGGTTCTATGATTATCCGGCAGAGCACTGGGTTCATATCAGGACTTCAAACCCGATT
This sequence is a window from Treponema brennaborense DSM 12168. Protein-coding genes within it:
- a CDS encoding IS256 family transposase; translated protein: MENILQWNLEKSTTASADFFENLVRESARKMLAAALESEVDQFIQKHQHKLDADGHRTVVRNGYMPEREIQATCGTIKVRQPRIDDRALPGPERFTSAILPRFMRKTPTLENVIPTLYLKGISTNKFQDALTAIFGEGAKGFSPATITRLKEVWRKEYNEWAHRRLDGKEYVYVWADGVYCNARLDDQKLCLLVIIGVTVDGKKELVAVHQGVRESEESWLEVLRDLKFRGLTAAPKLAICDGALGFQNAVDKVWGQMKIQRCWFHKTGNVLDKMPDCVQPAAKKKLQDIFLADTKQHAQDAYRHFIDTYELKYPKATECLAKDYDDLFRFYDYPAEHWVHIRTSNPIESMFATVRLRHRSTKGNGSADATLAMVFKLCKEAEKNWRRLKGFEKLQLVKEDKTFVDGILQIAA